Proteins from one Syngnathus scovelli strain Florida chromosome 9, RoL_Ssco_1.2, whole genome shotgun sequence genomic window:
- the cldn12 gene encoding claudin-12, translating to MSCRNIHATNAFAFIIAFVSVAGLAVAALVPQWRVTRLVTFNRNAKNISVYDGLWTKCVKQDGYSGCYFYDAEWYSKVDQLDLRLLQFCVPAALAFGSVALLLCMAGMCKTCCCSDKPEPDIKSIRFLVNSAGCHLVAGAFLFLGGAVAIPPSIWFLFGTKELNRRYANIFTDGFAPYVSIGCSGGLILAALLMFMWYCMCKKLPSPFWLPLSNMPSSASTQLLTANGLPPSPIYAPQTLPPQAYPPTVIDTQRYVPAQGYIQSVAAPAPAQVYVSQISAPDGYGSEVGATQAYSYAPSQSYAPSQSYAPSQSYAPSQSYAPSQGYAASYAGRRYSTRSRMSAIEIDIPVVTQ from the exons ATGTCGTGCCGGAACATCCACGCCACCAACGCCTTTGCCTTCATCATCGCTTTTGTGTCAGTGGCCGGCTTGGCCGTGGCGGCGTTGGTTCCTCAATGGCGCGTAACCCGACTGGTCACCTTCAATCGCAACGCCAAGAACATCAGCGTGTACGACGGGCTGTGGACAAAGTGCGTCAAGCAGGACGGATATTCGGGATGTTACTTCTATGACGCAGAG TGGTACTCCAAAGTGGACCAGCTGGACCTGAGGCTGCTTCAGTTCTGCGTGCCGGCGGCTTTGGCTTTCGGCTCCGTGGCCCTACTGCTGTGCATGGCCGGCATGTGTAAAACCTGCTGCTGCTCCGACAAGCCCGAACCGGACATCAAGAGCATCCGCTTCTTGGTGAACAGCGCCGGCTGTCACCTGGTGGCGGGCGCGTTTCTTTTCCTGGGCGGCGCCGTCGCCATCCCGCCCTCCATTTGGTTCCTGTTCGGCACCAAGGAGCTCAACAGGAGATACGCCAATATTTTCACAGATGGCTTTGCGCCGTACGTGTCCATCGGCTGCTCCGGGGGGTTGATACTAGCCGCCTTACTCATGTTCATGTGGTACTGCATGTGTAAGAAGCTGCCCTCGCCCTTCTGGTTGCCCCTTTCCAATATGCCCTCCTCGGCATCCACCCAGCTGCTCACGGCTAATGGATTACCGCCGTCTCCGATTTACGCTCCCCAGACCTTGCCGCCTCAGGCCTATCCTCCCACGGTGATCGACACGCAGCGTTACGTTCCCGCGCAGGGCTACATTCAAAGCGTGGCTGCCCCTGCGCCGGCGCAGGTGTACGTGTCTCAGATTTCGGCTCCTGATGGTTACGGGTCAGAGGTGGGCGCGACCCAGGCCTACAGCTACGCGCCGTCACAGAGCTACGCGCCGTCACAGAGCTACGCGCCGTCACAGAGCTACGCGCCGTCTCAGAGCTACGCGCCATCTCAGGGTTACGCAGCTAGCTACGCCGGCCGCCGCTACTCCACCCGCTCGCGGATGTCCGCCATCGAGATCGACATTCCCGTCGTGACGCAGTAA
- the dbf4 gene encoding protein DBF4 homolog A isoform X2 produces the protein MRARDTQRQIGAVWKGKAGKSREMKLSVKSRLAVLKPLAGKVFYLDLPSNRKAESLEKDIKHLGGNVDKFFSKDITYLVSNKRETKYVQCLRQDFPQSASSPCPHSNQPQPDCGCDDAKNRSQGQADSDILQTDKILSKALEWGVKIFYIDEVLAYIKKKKKTIASQRPITAAAKTVKHASTAELTCQESKGGRIGKPFVKVEDSSRHYRPIYVTMTKMPELNLKTLAPRCPFVVTGEKSAGDKERVNKTVKAKGQASGRKNYKNKEGSGYCQCCMDKYENLISHLQSERHRAFSKSEAYQVLNQLVSPLQRSFTRSNTFIKRHKSSVSSVQLDTGPFGGLDIRATEIIKEEQQPHDCPMEFSFPSTSGLQSASQVPTSLTASLSSNLRRVSHKRPSRRNLMTLSPPKAAQETRPSSGENLARSPVLIPQVNVDVHVPHEDARSPQEPLCESYLESPSAVTNQQEDTNRSKRSPGKAVGNGEHLSSPSCSPAETVRRKVRVYKRQKWKFDTTREEHVKRNDTCDNSPKRSGNFFSPLIKGDVELAQI, from the exons ATGAGGGCACGAGATACACAGAGACAAATTGGAGCTGTTTGGAAAG GAAAAGCTGGCAAAAGTAGAGAGATGAAGTTGTCAGTAAAGTCTCGTCTGGCAGTCCTCAAGCCTTTAGCAGGGAAAGTCTTCTATCTTGACCTGCCGTCCAACAGAAAAGCTGAGTCATTGGAGAAAGATATCAAACATCTCGGAGGA AATGTTGACAAGTTCTTCAGCAAAGACATCACGTACCTTGTATCAAACAAAAGGGAAACTAAATACGTGCAATGTCTGAGACAAGACTTTCCGCAATCTGCAAGTTCGCCTTGCCCCCACTCAAATCAACCCCAGCCGGACTGCGGTTGCGACGACGCCAAGAACAGGTCTCAGGGTCAAGCTGACTCG GACATTTTGCAGACCGACAAGATTCTGTCCAAGGCTCTGGAGTGGGGTGTAAAAATCTTCTACATTGATG AAGTGTTGGCGtatattaagaagaaaaaaaagaccattgCAAGCCAGCGTCCAATCACTGCTGCAGCCAAAACT GTCAAACACGCATCCACCGCAGAACTCACTTGTCAGGAATCCAAAG GAGGGCGGATCGGCAAACCTTTCGTCAAGGTTGAAGATTCAAGCAG ACATTACCGTCCGATATACGTCACCATGACGAAAATGCCCGAGTTGAACCTGAAAACGCTTGCTCCTCGTTGTCCCTTCGTGGTTACTGGTGAAAAGTCCGCCGGGGACAAAGAGCGAGTCAACAA GACTGTCAAAGCGAAAGGGCAAGCTTCCGGTCGGAAGaactataaaaacaaggaaggaAGCGGCTACTGCCAGTGCTGCATGGACAAATATGAAAACTTGATAAGC CACCTGCAAAGTGAGCGTCACCGGGCTTTCTCTAAAAGCGAAGCTTACCAAGTGTTGAACCAACTAGTATCTCCTCTACAACGCAGCTTCACCCGTTCCAACACTTTTATAAAAAG acACAAGTCCAGCGTTTCGTCTGTTCAACTTGACACTGGACCATTTGGGGGACTTGATATCAGAGCCACAGAGATTATTAAGGAGGAACAGCAGCCTCATGACTGCCCCATGGAATTTTCTTTTCCATCTACTTCAGGCCTTCAGTCTGCTTCTCAGGTTCCAACTTCTTTGACTGCCTCACTCAGCTCAAATCTAAGACGTGTGTCACATAAACGGCCGAGCAGACGCAATTTGATGACTTTGTCACCTCCAAAAGCTGCACAGGAAACTCGGCCCTCTAGCGGCGAAAACTTGGCACGAAGCCCGGTATTAATTCCTCAGGTCAATGTTGATGTGCACGTACCTCATGAAGACGCACGCAGCCCTCAGGAGCCTCTTTGTGAGTCATACTTGGAAAGCCCCAGTGCTGTCACAAATCAACAAGAGGACACTAACAGGAGCAAAAGGTCACCAGGGAAAGCCGTTGGAAATGGAGAGCACCTTTCTTCACCGAGCTGCTCTCCAGCCGAGACAGTAAGGAGGAAAGTCAGAGTTTATAAGCGGCAAAAATGGAAATTCGACACTACACGTGAAGAGCATGTAAAGCGGAATGACACTTGTGACAACTCTCCCAAACGCTCTGGCAACTTTTTCTCTCCACTGATAAAAGGAGATGTGGAATTAGCGCAGATCTGA
- the dbf4 gene encoding protein DBF4 homolog A isoform X3, with product MRARDTQRQIGAVWKGKAGKSREMKLSVKSRLAVLKPLAGKVFYLDLPSNRKAESLEKDIKHLGGNVDKFFSKDITYLVSNKRETKYVQCLRQDFPQSASSPCPHSNQPQPDCGCDDAKNRSQGQADSFVTSCKRSLVEKTVKEQDILQTDKILSKALEWGVKIFYIDGGRIGKPFVKVEDSSRHYRPIYVTMTKMPELNLKTLAPRCPFVVTGEKSAGDKERVNKTVKAKGQASGRKNYKNKEGSGYCQCCMDKYENLISHLQSERHRAFSKSEAYQVLNQLVSPLQRSFTRSNTFIKRHKSSVSSVQLDTGPFGGLDIRATEIIKEEQQPHDCPMEFSFPSTSGLQSASQVPTSLTASLSSNLRRVSHKRPSRRNLMTLSPPKAAQETRPSSGENLARSPVLIPQVNVDVHVPHEDARSPQEPLCESYLESPSAVTNQQEDTNRSKRSPGKAVGNGEHLSSPSCSPAETVRRKVRVYKRQKWKFDTTREEHVKRNDTCDNSPKRSGNFFSPLIKGDVELAQI from the exons ATGAGGGCACGAGATACACAGAGACAAATTGGAGCTGTTTGGAAAG GAAAAGCTGGCAAAAGTAGAGAGATGAAGTTGTCAGTAAAGTCTCGTCTGGCAGTCCTCAAGCCTTTAGCAGGGAAAGTCTTCTATCTTGACCTGCCGTCCAACAGAAAAGCTGAGTCATTGGAGAAAGATATCAAACATCTCGGAGGA AATGTTGACAAGTTCTTCAGCAAAGACATCACGTACCTTGTATCAAACAAAAGGGAAACTAAATACGTGCAATGTCTGAGACAAGACTTTCCGCAATCTGCAAGTTCGCCTTGCCCCCACTCAAATCAACCCCAGCCGGACTGCGGTTGCGACGACGCCAAGAACAGGTCTCAGGGTCAAGCTGACTCG TTTGTCACAAGCTGCAAGAGGTCTTTAGTAGAAAAAACTGTGAAAGAACAG GACATTTTGCAGACCGACAAGATTCTGTCCAAGGCTCTGGAGTGGGGTGTAAAAATCTTCTACATTGATG GAGGGCGGATCGGCAAACCTTTCGTCAAGGTTGAAGATTCAAGCAG ACATTACCGTCCGATATACGTCACCATGACGAAAATGCCCGAGTTGAACCTGAAAACGCTTGCTCCTCGTTGTCCCTTCGTGGTTACTGGTGAAAAGTCCGCCGGGGACAAAGAGCGAGTCAACAA GACTGTCAAAGCGAAAGGGCAAGCTTCCGGTCGGAAGaactataaaaacaaggaaggaAGCGGCTACTGCCAGTGCTGCATGGACAAATATGAAAACTTGATAAGC CACCTGCAAAGTGAGCGTCACCGGGCTTTCTCTAAAAGCGAAGCTTACCAAGTGTTGAACCAACTAGTATCTCCTCTACAACGCAGCTTCACCCGTTCCAACACTTTTATAAAAAG acACAAGTCCAGCGTTTCGTCTGTTCAACTTGACACTGGACCATTTGGGGGACTTGATATCAGAGCCACAGAGATTATTAAGGAGGAACAGCAGCCTCATGACTGCCCCATGGAATTTTCTTTTCCATCTACTTCAGGCCTTCAGTCTGCTTCTCAGGTTCCAACTTCTTTGACTGCCTCACTCAGCTCAAATCTAAGACGTGTGTCACATAAACGGCCGAGCAGACGCAATTTGATGACTTTGTCACCTCCAAAAGCTGCACAGGAAACTCGGCCCTCTAGCGGCGAAAACTTGGCACGAAGCCCGGTATTAATTCCTCAGGTCAATGTTGATGTGCACGTACCTCATGAAGACGCACGCAGCCCTCAGGAGCCTCTTTGTGAGTCATACTTGGAAAGCCCCAGTGCTGTCACAAATCAACAAGAGGACACTAACAGGAGCAAAAGGTCACCAGGGAAAGCCGTTGGAAATGGAGAGCACCTTTCTTCACCGAGCTGCTCTCCAGCCGAGACAGTAAGGAGGAAAGTCAGAGTTTATAAGCGGCAAAAATGGAAATTCGACACTACACGTGAAGAGCATGTAAAGCGGAATGACACTTGTGACAACTCTCCCAAACGCTCTGGCAACTTTTTCTCTCCACTGATAAAAGGAGATGTGGAATTAGCGCAGATCTGA
- the dbf4 gene encoding protein DBF4 homolog A isoform X1 — MRARDTQRQIGAVWKGKAGKSREMKLSVKSRLAVLKPLAGKVFYLDLPSNRKAESLEKDIKHLGGNVDKFFSKDITYLVSNKRETKYVQCLRQDFPQSASSPCPHSNQPQPDCGCDDAKNRSQGQADSFVTSCKRSLVEKTVKEQDILQTDKILSKALEWGVKIFYIDEVLAYIKKKKKTIASQRPITAAAKTVKHASTAELTCQESKGGRIGKPFVKVEDSSRHYRPIYVTMTKMPELNLKTLAPRCPFVVTGEKSAGDKERVNKTVKAKGQASGRKNYKNKEGSGYCQCCMDKYENLISHLQSERHRAFSKSEAYQVLNQLVSPLQRSFTRSNTFIKRHKSSVSSVQLDTGPFGGLDIRATEIIKEEQQPHDCPMEFSFPSTSGLQSASQVPTSLTASLSSNLRRVSHKRPSRRNLMTLSPPKAAQETRPSSGENLARSPVLIPQVNVDVHVPHEDARSPQEPLCESYLESPSAVTNQQEDTNRSKRSPGKAVGNGEHLSSPSCSPAETVRRKVRVYKRQKWKFDTTREEHVKRNDTCDNSPKRSGNFFSPLIKGDVELAQI, encoded by the exons ATGAGGGCACGAGATACACAGAGACAAATTGGAGCTGTTTGGAAAG GAAAAGCTGGCAAAAGTAGAGAGATGAAGTTGTCAGTAAAGTCTCGTCTGGCAGTCCTCAAGCCTTTAGCAGGGAAAGTCTTCTATCTTGACCTGCCGTCCAACAGAAAAGCTGAGTCATTGGAGAAAGATATCAAACATCTCGGAGGA AATGTTGACAAGTTCTTCAGCAAAGACATCACGTACCTTGTATCAAACAAAAGGGAAACTAAATACGTGCAATGTCTGAGACAAGACTTTCCGCAATCTGCAAGTTCGCCTTGCCCCCACTCAAATCAACCCCAGCCGGACTGCGGTTGCGACGACGCCAAGAACAGGTCTCAGGGTCAAGCTGACTCG TTTGTCACAAGCTGCAAGAGGTCTTTAGTAGAAAAAACTGTGAAAGAACAG GACATTTTGCAGACCGACAAGATTCTGTCCAAGGCTCTGGAGTGGGGTGTAAAAATCTTCTACATTGATG AAGTGTTGGCGtatattaagaagaaaaaaaagaccattgCAAGCCAGCGTCCAATCACTGCTGCAGCCAAAACT GTCAAACACGCATCCACCGCAGAACTCACTTGTCAGGAATCCAAAG GAGGGCGGATCGGCAAACCTTTCGTCAAGGTTGAAGATTCAAGCAG ACATTACCGTCCGATATACGTCACCATGACGAAAATGCCCGAGTTGAACCTGAAAACGCTTGCTCCTCGTTGTCCCTTCGTGGTTACTGGTGAAAAGTCCGCCGGGGACAAAGAGCGAGTCAACAA GACTGTCAAAGCGAAAGGGCAAGCTTCCGGTCGGAAGaactataaaaacaaggaaggaAGCGGCTACTGCCAGTGCTGCATGGACAAATATGAAAACTTGATAAGC CACCTGCAAAGTGAGCGTCACCGGGCTTTCTCTAAAAGCGAAGCTTACCAAGTGTTGAACCAACTAGTATCTCCTCTACAACGCAGCTTCACCCGTTCCAACACTTTTATAAAAAG acACAAGTCCAGCGTTTCGTCTGTTCAACTTGACACTGGACCATTTGGGGGACTTGATATCAGAGCCACAGAGATTATTAAGGAGGAACAGCAGCCTCATGACTGCCCCATGGAATTTTCTTTTCCATCTACTTCAGGCCTTCAGTCTGCTTCTCAGGTTCCAACTTCTTTGACTGCCTCACTCAGCTCAAATCTAAGACGTGTGTCACATAAACGGCCGAGCAGACGCAATTTGATGACTTTGTCACCTCCAAAAGCTGCACAGGAAACTCGGCCCTCTAGCGGCGAAAACTTGGCACGAAGCCCGGTATTAATTCCTCAGGTCAATGTTGATGTGCACGTACCTCATGAAGACGCACGCAGCCCTCAGGAGCCTCTTTGTGAGTCATACTTGGAAAGCCCCAGTGCTGTCACAAATCAACAAGAGGACACTAACAGGAGCAAAAGGTCACCAGGGAAAGCCGTTGGAAATGGAGAGCACCTTTCTTCACCGAGCTGCTCTCCAGCCGAGACAGTAAGGAGGAAAGTCAGAGTTTATAAGCGGCAAAAATGGAAATTCGACACTACACGTGAAGAGCATGTAAAGCGGAATGACACTTGTGACAACTCTCCCAAACGCTCTGGCAACTTTTTCTCTCCACTGATAAAAGGAGATGTGGAATTAGCGCAGATCTGA